The following coding sequences lie in one Rothia sp. SD9660Na genomic window:
- the pdxT gene encoding pyridoxal 5'-phosphate synthase glutaminase subunit PdxT, whose translation MIFRPVVGVLALQGGVAEHASLLEKLGVQVVLVKRPEQLEGLDALVLPGGESTTIDRLTRIFGLRQPLIDSIGGGLPTLGTCAGLILLAREIEDPAAGQQTLGLLDVTVRRNAFGSQIDSAEAELAWGATGADGSGQLTGAGGQGPVKAAFIRAPIVTRVGEDVTVLARHAGQVVGVQQGHLLGISFHPELTGDTTVHRALLGLASRAAASSP comes from the coding sequence ATGATTTTTCGCCCTGTTGTTGGCGTCCTTGCCCTGCAGGGCGGGGTTGCCGAGCACGCGTCCCTGCTGGAGAAGCTGGGGGTGCAGGTGGTTTTGGTCAAGCGCCCCGAGCAGCTGGAGGGGCTGGATGCCCTGGTTCTTCCCGGTGGTGAGTCTACGACCATTGACCGGTTGACCAGGATTTTTGGCCTGCGTCAGCCCCTGATTGACTCTATCGGGGGCGGCTTGCCTACCCTGGGCACCTGCGCCGGGCTGATTCTTCTGGCTCGGGAGATTGAGGACCCGGCGGCAGGCCAGCAGACCCTGGGTTTGCTCGATGTGACCGTGCGCCGCAACGCCTTTGGTTCCCAGATTGACTCGGCTGAGGCTGAGCTGGCCTGGGGCGCTACCGGGGCGGACGGCTCCGGTCAGCTGACCGGCGCAGGCGGGCAGGGGCCGGTCAAGGCCGCCTTTATCCGCGCACCCATCGTCACCCGGGTGGGGGAGGACGTCACCGTGCTGGCCCGTCACGCCGGACAGGTGGTCGGGGTGCAGCAGGGCCACCTGTTGGGCATCTCTTTCCACCCGGAACTCACCGGCGACACCACCGTGCACCGGGCCTTGCTGGGCCTGGCTAGCCGGGCGGCAGCGTCCTCACCATAA
- the pdxS gene encoding pyridoxal 5'-phosphate synthase lyase subunit PdxS, giving the protein MTENNTVETTVTGSPLVKRGLADMLKGGVIMDVVTPDQAKIAEDAGAVAVMALERVPADIRAQGGVARMSDPDMIEGIIDAVSIPVMAKARIGHFVEAQILEHLRVDYIDESEVLSPADYVNHIDKHAFKVPFVCGATNLGEALRRITEGAAMIRSKGEAGTGDVSEATKHIRTVKTQIAELQALHATAPDLLYVKAKELAAPYELVREVAETGKLPVVLFTAGGVATPADAAMMMQLGADGVFVGSGIFKSGNPEARAKAIVKATAFYNDPAAVANASRGLGEAMVGINVADLPAPHRLAERGW; this is encoded by the coding sequence ATGACTGAAAACAACACCGTAGAAACCACCGTTACCGGCTCCCCCCTCGTCAAGCGCGGCCTGGCCGACATGCTCAAGGGCGGGGTCATCATGGACGTCGTCACCCCCGACCAGGCAAAAATCGCAGAGGACGCCGGCGCCGTGGCCGTCATGGCCCTCGAACGCGTCCCCGCCGACATTCGTGCCCAGGGCGGCGTTGCCCGCATGAGCGACCCCGACATGATCGAGGGAATCATCGATGCCGTCTCTATTCCCGTTATGGCCAAGGCCCGCATCGGCCACTTCGTAGAAGCCCAGATTCTTGAACACCTCAGGGTCGACTACATCGACGAGTCCGAGGTCCTTTCTCCCGCTGACTACGTCAATCACATCGACAAGCACGCCTTCAAGGTGCCCTTTGTCTGCGGTGCCACCAACCTGGGCGAGGCCCTGCGCCGTATCACCGAGGGCGCTGCCATGATTCGCTCTAAGGGCGAGGCCGGCACCGGTGACGTCTCCGAGGCTACCAAGCATATTCGCACCGTCAAGACCCAGATTGCCGAGCTGCAGGCCCTGCACGCTACCGCCCCCGACCTGCTCTACGTCAAGGCCAAGGAGCTCGCTGCCCCCTACGAGCTGGTACGCGAGGTTGCCGAAACCGGCAAGCTGCCCGTTGTGCTCTTCACCGCTGGCGGCGTGGCAACCCCGGCTGACGCTGCCATGATGATGCAGCTGGGTGCGGACGGCGTCTTCGTCGGCTCAGGCATCTTCAAGTCGGGCAACCCCGAGGCCCGCGCTAAGGCCATCGTCAAGGCAACCGCTTTCTACAACGACCCTGCAGCGGTTGCGAACGCTTCCCGCGGCCTGGGCGAGGCCATGGTCGGTATCAACGTGGCAGACCTGCCTGCCCCCCACCGCCTGGCGGAGCGTGGCTGGTAA
- a CDS encoding glycoside hydrolase family 16 protein, translated as MLSVSRRNFLSLTAATAVATALTTQAAHANTGTVLNGNGLASGVLRFTPLADVTYTSPFAQAFVHAGAFTPAGVKTSDALVEATYTTSRPSAGTVYTRVIARRNSTGRDYYTAMLSIASSGAMTLHIERVVNHRTVVLGQKVLATAAPTQSFSYELALSVRATRLVAQVIVNGQTVENLIVQDNQVPLHATPQGTGTGISAYAGRTVPSTHLVSVAKAKADNWGEHRGALTASGWGKLIFEDDFNNGAIDGTKWRVRDKSYVGYDSGVNLKEAVTMGDSSAKIWLKKLATPVTYKDGKLREWATGYIDTMGKFSAESFRLEYRAKQPASTPEHIGAWGGIWMRPNNTALLGEIDISESYGYTSGKQKIDISNRSEGTVHYGQQQGNKAKKNALIPVLGQNLADEYHTWAVEKTPAGIKFFFDGVEYLFVSSEDPRYQAALPAGEKFNIRLCMQAGNAYWGGLAETTADCAIEVDYVRVWEYVG; from the coding sequence ATGCTTTCTGTATCCCGCCGCAACTTCCTGTCACTGACCGCCGCAACCGCTGTAGCAACCGCACTGACCACCCAGGCAGCCCACGCAAACACCGGCACTGTGCTCAATGGCAACGGCCTGGCATCAGGCGTCCTGCGCTTTACCCCCCTGGCGGACGTCACCTACACCTCTCCCTTCGCTCAGGCCTTCGTCCACGCAGGTGCCTTCACCCCCGCAGGCGTCAAAACCTCCGACGCCCTGGTCGAGGCAACCTACACCACCTCACGCCCGTCCGCTGGCACCGTCTACACCCGCGTTATCGCACGACGCAACAGCACCGGCCGTGACTACTACACCGCGATGCTCTCCATCGCCAGCAGCGGCGCAATGACTCTGCACATCGAGCGTGTAGTCAACCACCGCACCGTCGTTCTCGGTCAGAAGGTTCTTGCAACCGCAGCCCCCACCCAGTCTTTCTCCTACGAACTGGCCCTGTCGGTACGCGCCACCCGCCTCGTCGCCCAGGTCATCGTCAACGGCCAGACTGTTGAGAACCTGATCGTGCAGGATAACCAGGTTCCCCTGCACGCCACCCCCCAGGGCACCGGCACCGGTATCAGCGCCTACGCAGGCCGCACCGTCCCCTCCACCCACCTTGTCTCCGTCGCTAAGGCTAAGGCAGACAACTGGGGCGAACACCGCGGCGCTCTGACCGCTTCAGGCTGGGGCAAGCTCATCTTTGAAGACGACTTCAATAACGGCGCAATCGACGGCACCAAGTGGCGCGTGCGCGACAAGTCCTACGTGGGCTACGACTCCGGCGTCAACCTCAAGGAAGCCGTTACCATGGGCGACTCCTCCGCCAAGATTTGGCTGAAGAAGCTGGCTACCCCCGTCACCTACAAGGACGGCAAGCTGCGCGAATGGGCCACCGGCTACATCGACACCATGGGCAAGTTCTCCGCTGAGAGCTTCCGCCTGGAATACCGCGCCAAGCAGCCCGCGTCCACCCCCGAGCACATCGGCGCCTGGGGCGGCATCTGGATGCGCCCCAACAACACCGCTCTTCTCGGTGAAATCGACATCTCCGAGTCCTACGGCTACACCTCCGGCAAGCAGAAGATCGACATCTCCAACCGCTCCGAGGGTACCGTTCACTACGGCCAGCAGCAGGGCAACAAGGCTAAGAAGAACGCCCTGATTCCCGTACTGGGCCAGAACCTTGCCGATGAATACCACACCTGGGCAGTTGAGAAGACTCCTGCCGGTATCAAGTTCTTCTTTGACGGGGTTGAATACCTGTTCGTCTCGTCAGAGGATCCTCGCTACCAGGCCGCACTGCCTGCTGGTGAGAAGTTCAACATCCGTTTGTGCATGCAGGCAGGTAATGCCTACTGGGGCGGCCTCGCTGAGACCACCGCGGATTGTGCAATCGAAGTTGACTACGTACGCGTTTGGGAGTACGTAGGCTAG
- a CDS encoding PLP-dependent aminotransferase family protein: MAEYSRFDQLPVSVSRSAPGSLPSQVAEQIRALVLGGFLVARDPLPSTRALAERLNVSRGTVVFAYEQLVGEGYLTSGRGGTRVADHLTLGAAGVSRSAISVGEVGSSRPVAVGGEAGLASVRLSASNTSLARPATPEGIDLRPGNPDTSLVASAAWRAAWRQAAATPGAAHPPAGSYELRAQLAEHLRLMRSVLRSPDDLLVTAGARDGFRLILTALRRRVRNRPLRIAVENPGYPSLHRIPLAFGHKILPIEVDEQGLNPAHLPTGPNRPDLVLIAPSHQYPLGASMPLARRLELLAWARTHDALLVEDDYDSELRYVGDPLPALASLDRPPLPGGAEAHPARWASDRVVTLGSFAKMLAPGLNLGYVVVPRHLQADLLELRADLGNPVSSVVQDAMAAFLAAGGVRRHTARMRRVYRGRREQVLTALQGLSGTRVLPMDGGLHAVLHLPGIDSARGRGLEGELVDAARLEGVLVAPLGDYWSARAESGEALYGLVLGFGAVSDRKLALGLESLRQVLEGYSAGLGAHSDH, encoded by the coding sequence GTGGCGGAATATTCACGGTTTGATCAGTTGCCGGTGAGCGTGTCGCGGTCGGCACCGGGTTCTTTGCCGTCGCAGGTGGCTGAGCAGATTCGGGCTCTGGTGCTGGGTGGTTTTCTGGTGGCGAGGGACCCGCTGCCTTCTACCCGTGCACTGGCTGAGCGGTTGAATGTTTCACGTGGAACGGTTGTTTTTGCGTATGAGCAGCTGGTGGGGGAAGGCTATTTAACGAGCGGACGCGGGGGCACCCGCGTAGCTGACCACCTCACACTGGGGGCTGCGGGGGTTTCCCGGTCGGCTATTTCAGTGGGGGAGGTGGGCTCTTCGCGTCCTGTCGCCGTGGGCGGGGAGGCGGGGCTGGCGTCCGTGCGGTTATCAGCCTCGAATACCAGTCTTGCCCGCCCCGCCACCCCCGAGGGTATCGACCTTCGCCCGGGCAACCCCGATACCTCCTTGGTGGCAAGTGCTGCCTGGCGGGCCGCCTGGCGGCAGGCGGCTGCTACTCCCGGTGCTGCCCACCCGCCTGCTGGCTCCTACGAGCTGAGGGCGCAGCTAGCTGAGCACCTGCGGCTGATGAGATCGGTGCTGCGCAGCCCGGATGACCTGCTGGTGACCGCCGGTGCTCGCGATGGCTTCCGCCTGATTCTTACCGCCCTGCGACGCAGGGTGCGTAACCGTCCACTTCGAATCGCGGTCGAGAACCCCGGCTACCCCTCCCTGCACCGCATCCCTCTCGCCTTTGGGCACAAAATCCTACCGATTGAGGTTGATGAGCAGGGCCTTAACCCCGCCCACCTGCCTACGGGGCCAAACCGGCCTGACCTCGTCCTCATAGCTCCTAGCCACCAGTACCCCCTGGGGGCTTCCATGCCGCTGGCGCGTCGCCTGGAACTGCTAGCCTGGGCACGCACCCACGACGCCCTGCTGGTTGAAGACGACTACGATTCTGAGCTGCGCTATGTGGGCGACCCTCTACCGGCTCTAGCTTCTCTTGACCGTCCGCCTCTGCCGGGCGGGGCCGAGGCCCACCCGGCTCGTTGGGCCTCCGACCGGGTAGTAACACTGGGGTCTTTTGCGAAGATGCTGGCTCCCGGCCTAAACCTGGGCTATGTGGTGGTGCCCCGCCACCTTCAGGCTGACCTGCTAGAACTGCGTGCCGATTTGGGCAACCCGGTGTCGTCGGTCGTGCAGGACGCCATGGCGGCCTTCCTCGCCGCGGGCGGGGTGCGCCGCCATACGGCACGCATGCGCCGGGTTTACCGCGGACGCCGGGAGCAGGTACTCACCGCCCTGCAGGGATTATCCGGCACCCGGGTGTTACCCATGGACGGCGGCCTGCACGCGGTTCTTCACCTGCCCGGCATTGACTCTGCGCGAGGGAGGGGCCTTGAGGGTGAACTGGTAGATGCCGCCCGACTAGAAGGCGTGCTTGTGGCCCCCCTGGGGGATTACTGGTCAGCACGGGCTGAGTCGGGGGAGGCCCTATACGGCCTGGTGCTTGGTTTTGGGGCCGTCAGTGACCGCAAGCTGGCTCTCGGTCTAGAAAGTTTGCGGCAGGTATTGGAAGGTTACTCTGCTGGTCTAGGTGCCCATTCTGACCACTAG